The Desulfonatronum lacustre DSM 10312 region CACGTTGGTGTAGCCCAGGGCCTCGGCCTTCCAGGCGGACTGGTGGCTCAGGGGGCAGTGCAGGCCGCCGCAGTAGAAGACCAGCAGCGTGCTTTTGTCCGCGGGGAGGACTTCCGCGGCCCGACTGTCGAACTGGCTGTCCGGCATGCTGACGGCGGTGGGGATATGCCCGACGTCGTAGCGGGGTTGTTTGGGCCGGGAGTCGATGATCATGAAATCCGTGGGCGATTCGCTGCGCAGCATGGCCTCAAAGACCAGCGGCTTGACGAACTCGATGTCCACCAGGGTGTGGTAGGGTTCCGGGACCTGGGCCGGGTCCAGGTCGAACTTCGCGGTTTTGGGGCCGTGGTGCCCGGCGCAACCGGCCAGAAACAGGACCGCCAGGGCGGAGATGATCAGCCGCATGGTAATCGAATATTTTCGCATGTTCTCGCTCCTTGGGTTGATGGTTTCGCTGCGGGCGTCTCTCCCGCGGCATGTTTTTTCAGCGTGTAGTGCCAGGTTTTTCAGGTAAAGGCGGTTCGCTCAGTAGAGGCGATTCGCGAACCGCCCCTCCAGCACCCTTCACCCTTCGACCTTCCTTTCCTCCCCAGCCACTTCCTCGTACCACAACTGGTGATGGTGCTTGGCGTAGTGTTCGGGAACGGTGCCGGTGAACATGGACTTGAAGGCCGGCTTTTCCTCCTTGGAAATGGCGGCCATGTAGATGTGCACCAGCATTCCGGCGGTGACCAGGCCGACCGTGAGGTAGTGGATGGTCCGGGACCAGGCCGCGGGATCAGGGTTGTCGAGCATGATGGGGGAGAGGAACATGATCACGCCCGTGACCACGATGACGATCCCGCCCAGCACCGTGGCCTGGGCGAAGAGCTTCTGCCCGAAGTTGTAGAAACCCTGGGGCGGCATGTCCGGGGTCATGCCGAAGCGCTGAAAGCCCTTCTTGCCCATGGTCATCTTCAGGTTCATCTTCATGAACCAGGTCATGTCCCTGGACGGGGAGACGGTGAAGACTTCTTTCAGGAAGAGCCATGTCTCCCTGGGCTTGAGCAGCACGTAAAGCACGAACACCCCGGCCCAGATCAGGCCCAGATACTGGTGTACGGCCAGTAGGTTCTCGCCGCCCCCGAACAGGGCGCGCATCAGGTTCGGCCACCACGCACCCAGAGGATTGAGCTGGTCGTTCTTGATCAGCCCCAGGCCGGTGAGCAGCAGGGCGATCCAGCAGAAGGCGTTGAACCAGTGGATGAAAATGGACAACTTGTCATGTCGATGAATCAGTTTTTCACTCATGGCACACACCTTTAGTCCTGCTTGGAGACTGTCGATTCAGGGGGGTTTGCTTCGTGCTCGTCGTCCTCTGGATCTGGCGGGTCCGGAGCAAAGGCCTGCTTGGCCCACATCCCGGCAACGCCCAGGGCGGACAGCCCCACGGCGACCGTGACCAGCGGATTGACCAGCGAGGCCATGACTGAATAGGCCTGTGGATACTCCACGTCTCCTGGCCAGTCCGCGGGCTCCGTGGCCGCGATATAGTACAGGTTGGGCTGGGTATCGATGTTTTTACTGGTCACCCGCACCGTGGTTTTTTCCCGCAGCAGCCGGGAGACTTCGCTGTCCGGATCGTTGAGATCCCCGAAGACCCGTGCCTTGGTGGGACAGGTGTCCACGCAGGCCGGAACCAGTCCCCGGGCCAGTCTGCCCGAGCTGAAGCAGAAGTCGCATTTGTCCGGAACGCGTTTTTCCGGATGCCGGTACCGGGCCCCGTAGGGACAGGCCCGCACGCAGTTGCCGCAGCCGATGCATAGGGATTCATTGACGTGGACGATCCCGGTTTCCCGATCCTTGAACGTGGCCCCGCTGGGACAGGCCGTGACGCAGGTGGGCACGTCGCACTGCATGCACCCGCCGGGCTGGAAATGGGTCCGGGTCAGCTTGCCCAGGGAAAAGTCCGGGGTGGTGTGCTTGATCCAATTGCGCCAGTACCCCTTGGGCACGTTGTTCTGGACCTTGCAGGAAACCATGCAGCCCTTGCAGTCGATACAGACGGAAGAGTCCACGACCATGGCGTATTTTTTCATCAGCCCACCTTCCTGCTCACGGTTACAAGGGTCTCATGCATGGCCATGTTGCCGGAAATATGGTCCACGTGATCCTCCAGGACTTCGGCGATGCTGGCTCCCCGGTTGTGCACCAAGCGCTGGCCCGGAGAGAGCGCCCCGAAGCCGGTGGCCATGTACACGGTGTCTTTTTCAATGCCCTCGAAGAATTTCAAGGCCAGTTCCACCTGGGCGACACCGCTGGTCACGAAGACCCGCTCTCCGTCGCCAAAGCCCATCCGCGTGGCCGTTTTGGGGTGAATCCAGAGGGTGTTTTCCTCTTCGAACTCAATGAGCAGGGCGTTGTTGGTATTGCTGTGGGTGAAGAAGGCCGTGCGGCCCACCACCAGACGGAGCTTGCCCTCTTCCCGACGCGGTGGCTTGTACGTCGGCATGGGGTCCAGGCCCATGTTGGCGTAACGCTGGTTGTAGAGCTCGATCTTCTGGGCCTGGGTCTTCAGCGGCACGTCGAAGTAGATGCCGTAAACCTTGCTGGGGTTGTAGTAGACCCCGTCTTCCTTGATGGCCTGGGCCGCTTCGGGGATGCTGGCCAATTGCCATTCCCGGTACTGGTCGATGGTGAAGTCGAACGTTTCCGGAAAACCCAGGCGCTTGGACAGCTCGGTACATATCCAGCGCATGTCCCGGGACTCGTACATCGCCGGGACCACGGCGTCGCGCCAGATGGCGCAGGCGCAGGCCGAGGAGCCCTGCAGGGCCGAGACCGGGTCGTTGCGTTCCAGAAAGCTGGGAGAGGGCAGGAGCAGGTCCGAGTACCAGGCCGTGTCGGTCATGGCGATGTCCGCGTTGACGATGAAGTCGAGATGGTCGAGCATCTCGATGGTCTTCTTGCGATTGGCCGCGGTCTGCATGAAGTTGGTCTTGAAGGTGAACCAGCCCCGGATGGGGTAAGGCTCTTCCTTGATGATCGCGTCGCGCATCAGCTTGAACGAGCCCTCGTGATGGATCAGGCCCGGGGCCATGCCGTGGTCGATGCGGTCGTCCGGGTTGTCGTCGTACCAGGGGATGTCGAAGTACGGGGCGCGTACGCCGACTTCCCGTGACGCCAGGATTCCGCCGGGGCGGTCCCAGTTGGCCAGCAGGGCGTTGACGATGGCCATGGAGCGGCGAATCTGGGAAGAATCCTCATAGTCCGAGGTTCGTCGTCCGGTATAGACCATGGCCGTGGGGGCCGCGGCGGCGATTTCCCGGGCAATGCGCCGGATGTCCTCGGCCGGTATTCCGGTCTCCCCGGCGGCCCATTCCGGGCTGTATTCGCGGACATGGGCGCGCAACTCCTCCAAACCGAAGAGCATTTCGTCCGCGAACTGGCGATCGTACAGCCCCTCGTGAATAATCACATGGGCCAGGGCCAGGAAAAAAGCCATATCCGTGTGCGGCCGGATGGAGAACCACTCGTCGGCCATGGCCGCGGTCTTGGTGTAGCGCGGGTCCAGGACGACAATCTTACAGCCGTTTTTGCGGGCCTCCATCAGGTCGATGGTGTCCGGAGTGATGATGGCCTCAAAGGGGTTGGCCCCGGCGATGATGATGTACTTGGTGTACAGCACGTCCGGGTAGGGAGTCTCCCCGAAGGTGTCCAGATAGGCCCGGGCGTTGCTCAGCAGGCACAAGGTTTCGTGGGAAGTAATGTTGTAGGAGCCGAAGACCTCGGCGAAGCGGATCAGGAACTGGGACTGCATGTCCGAGCCGGGTGAGAACATGACTCCGCAGCGGGTATACTTTTCAGCGATGCGCTCAAACTGCTCGGCGGTGTGGTCCAGGGCCTGGTCCCAGGAGAGGCGCTGCCACTTGCCCTCGCCCCGGGCCCCCTTGCGCAGCAGAGGGTGTTTGAGTCGGTCCGGGTCGTAGATGTGCGCCGTGGCCGCGTTGCCCCGGGCGCAGAGCATGCCTCGGGATTTGAGGAATTTCGGGTTGGGGTCCAGCTTGATCACCCGACCGTTCTGGACCCTGGCGATCATCCCGCACCGGTTGAAACACATGTCGCAGGCCGTGTAGTGATCGGTGATCGGCCCGGCCTGAAGGGCCGGAGCCGCGGCGTGTCCGGTGGACACCAGGCCCGTTAGGGCCGGGACCCCGGCCGCGGCGGTCATGGCCGCCGCGGATGCCCGCAGGAAATTACGTCGTGAAAGTGTTTTCGTCGTCTCATCCATGCCAAGCTCCTCGTGGGACCCAGCCCGGATTCAGCGGGCCCCGCTGAATCCGGGCATACGTCCGGAGTCGGTTCTCGGTTCACAAGCCAACGAATCGGCTTTATGACGAGTGTTCAGCCCTTTTTTGGGCTTATAACATCCTGCCCTGTAACTGCTCAAAAAGGTCGGGCGCAGCCAGAACGTTACCTTAAGCATCTGGATTCCCGCCTTCGCGGGAATGACTTCAATTCGTACGCTTTTCGAAGCTCGTCATGCCCGCGAAGGCGGGCATCCAGGCTCTGCTTGCCATAAGTTTCAGAGTTACACCGTTATCCGCACTTGGCCGGAGTCGGGGAGTCCATGGCTCCGTCATACAAGTACTGATAGATGTCCAGGCGATCCTGGTCCGAGAGCTTCTCGCCCCAATGTTCAACACAAGGCATTTCCGTGTAGGCGTCGAATACCGCTTTCCAGTCGGCCTGGGTCTTGGAGTCCGGGCCGAGGTAGTGTGAAGGAACAGCTCCCACCGGGTTTTCCATGTGACAGGGGCGGCATTCCTGGCGGAACAGGAACCGGCCTTTCCGGGCGTTGCCGGCTTCAGCGGCGACGGAAATGCCAATGTAGGATGCCAGGATGACCGCGACGCCGATGCCCATCAATGTTTGCTTTCTCATGCTCGTCTCCTTTTCGTGGTTATATGATTTTGGGTGCGTTCAATGTCGGTTGGTACGCCTCACTAAGCAGAATGTATGCCAGTTAGGGGTGTGTTGCTATAAGCTTTTGAATGATATATGTTTTATCTTCCCTCCTTCTGCTTTTTGGACCGCCAACAGGGTCTGATGTGTGAGGGTGTGCGTTGACAGGTGTTTAATCATGTCCATAAATTGATGAACAGCCGTTCGACGAGGCAACGGTTTTTTTAGTCTCGTACTCATGATACACGTTTTTGGAGAGAGCATGCAACCGGCAAAATTACTTGAAAACACCTTTCAATCCGGCGGCCCGGCTCAGGGCCGGGCCGGGCAGTTTCCGCCGTTCGACGCGCATTGGCGGCAGATTCTCGAAGTCATGCAGGAGGGGCTGCTTTTGGTGGACGCCAACGGGACCATCAAGTTGGTCAACAAGGCCATGGAAGAAATCACCGGTTATTCCCGCGATGAGCTGATCGAGTCCTCCTGCTCCATTTTCAATTGCGACGCCTGCAAGCGCGTCCGCTCCGACGCTCGCCATGCTTGGTGCAAACTCTTCGAAAAAAAAGACTTCGTGCGCAAGAGATGTCACATCATGCGCAAGGACGGCACGTACGTACATATCCTGAAAACGGCTTCCGTGCTCTACGATGACGACGGCCAGCCTTTCGGCGCCGTGGAAACCTTGACCGACGTCTCCGAGCTGGACCGCAAGGAACATGAACTCCAGCAGCTTTCCCGGCTGTTGGACGAGCGGACCATTTTTCACGGCATGGTCGGTCGTTCCGCCAAAATGCAGAATATTTTTCGGCTGGTGGAAAAGGCCGCCCAAAGCGACGCGCCGGTGTTTATCTGCGGCGAATCCGGTACGGGTAAGGAATTGGTGGCCAGGGCGATCCATGATCTGGGGCCGCGATCCGAAGAACCTTTCGTGCAGTTCAACTGCGCGGCCCTGAATGAATCGCTGTTGGAAAGCGAGCTGTTCGGCCACGTCAAAGGGGCTTTTACCGGTGCGTTCCGTCATCGCCAGGGCCGGTTTGAAGCGGCCCACGGCGGGGATATCTTTCTGGACGAGATCGGCGACCTGCCCATGTCCGTCCAGGTCAAACTGCTCCGCGTTCTGGAGACCAAGACCTTCGAGCGGGTAGGGGACAACCGGCAGCTTTCCGTGGACGTGCGGATCATCACCGCCACCAATAAATATCTTCCGAAGTTGATTTCCGAAGGCCTGTTTCGGGAGGACCTGTTCTACCGGATCAACGTGATCCCCATCCGGTTGCCGGCATTGCGCGAGCGGCGGGACGACATCCCGTTGCTGGCGGATTTTTTCATCCAACGCCTGCGCTCCAAAAGCGAAAAGGACATCAAGGGATTGAGTCCCATGACCTTGGGCATGTTCATGAGGTATTCCTGGCCCGGCAACGTGCGCGAACTGAAAAGCGTATTGGAGTACGCCTTTGTTCTGGCCGACCGCGGACAGATCGAACCGGAGCATCTGCCCATGGATATTCAGGTTCCGGTGCCCACGAAAGGCCCGACGGAATCCGTCGCTTCCCAGGCCTGTCCCGCGGAAGCCGATCAGAAGACGCAATTGGTGGAGGCCTTGCGCCGCACCGGAGGGAATAAGTCCGAGGCAGCGCGGATTCTAGGCATCAATCGGGTGACTGTGTTTAATCGGATGCGCAAGTACGGGGTCGACATGAAAACCGTGATCCAGGTGTAGCCATGGACCAGAACTTGATCTTGGCCCTGACTCCCGTCGGCGTGGTTCGTTCGCCGCTCATACGTCTGGAGGACTGCCCCAAACAGGGGCTGGAGAACGGCCCCACGGCCCGGATCGAGATCGACGCCGCGTTTCTCGATGCCCTGGACGGCCTGGCCTTGGGCGCGGAGATCCTGGTTTTCACCTGGATGCATTTGGCCGAGCGGGATCGTTTGAAAGCCAGGGCCCGGGGCAATCCGGACAACCCGCTGCAAGGGGTCTTCGCCCTGCGCTCGCCCCATCGCCCCAACCCCCTCGGCCTGCACCAGGTCCGGATTGTCGGGCTGGACGCGGAACGGGGAATGTTGGACGTCTTCCCTCTGGAAGCCGTGGACGGGACCCCGGTTGTGGACGTCAAGCCGGTCTTGGAACGGGGCCGCGGCGACGGAACGCCCTACGGCCTGCCCTGGGGCCCCCGGATCAGCGCCCGGGAAGCGGGCTTGATACGCGAGGCCGGGAGTCGGGCCTGGCAACGGGGGCTGATGGCCGGTCTGAACGGAAACATCAGTCTGCGCCAGGGCGATGCCATGATCATCACGGTTTCCGGAAGTGCCAAGGGGCGGCTGCGGCCCGGCGACCTGGCCCTGGTCAACCTGGCCTCCGGAACGGTGACCGGCCCGGGCCGACCCTCCACCGAGGCGACCCTGCACCGGGCCGTATATGCGTCACAGTCCAAGGCCCAGGCGGTATTGCACGTCCATCCTCCCCATTTGCTGGCCCTGAGTCTGGCCAAGCCCCAGGACGACCTGCTGGAACTGCCGCTCTTCGAAGCGGATGTCTGGTCCCGGAAAATGATCCGTCTGGCCCCGCTCCAGCCCGGATGCGAGGCCCTGGCCAAGCAAGTGGGCCGGGCGGCCATGGCCTACCCGGCCCTGTTCATGGAACGCCACGGTCTGGTCTGTTGGGGGCGGGACATGGACGAGGCTTTGGCCCTGGCCGAGGAGCTGGAGAGCTTGGCTCGGATCGACGTGCTGAATCGGAGCATGGTGGGCTGAAGTTGACTTCCCAGCGCGGAACAGTGAACATGACTCAATCTGTTTGTCCGAACATAAGCCCAAAGGAGTCCATTATGAAAGCCCTCGTTGTCTACTATTCGATGTACGGACACATCCACGCCCTGGCCGAGGCCATGGTTCAGGGAGTCGGTCAGGTGCCGGGCGCGACCGTTGAACTGCGTCGGGTTCCGGAAACGCTCCCCGAAGAGGTTCTTGCCAAGATGGGCGCTTTGGACGCGCAAAAAAAACTCACGACGGTCCCGGTCTGCACCGTGGACGAACTGGCCGAGGCCGATGCGATCATCTTCGGCACCCCGACCCGGTTCGGGAATATGTGCGGTCAGATGCGCCAGTTCCTGGACGCCACCGGCGGGCTCTGGGCCGAGGGCAAACTGATCGGCAAGGTCGGCAGCGTGTTCACCAGCTCCGCCACCCAGCACGGCGGCCAGGAATCCACCATCCTGACCTTCATTCCCTTCCTGTTGCACCAGGGCATGGTAGTGGTCGGTCTGCCCTATTCCTTCCAGGGCCAGATGCGCATGGATGAAATCACCGGCGGCTCCCCCTACGGCATCTCCACCATCGTCGGCGGTCAGGGCGAACGCATGCCCAGCGAAAACGAACTGGAAGGCGCCCGCTTCCAGGGACGCCATGTCGCTGAAATCGCGACGAAACTGGCCAAGCCGTAATCCATTGCCCAACGAACCGGAAAAAAAATCTTTCAACCCACTTGACTTCTCCGGCTATTTGAATAGATTCCGGCTCTTCGCACGGGGCTGTAGCTCAGCTGGGAGAGCGCTTGAATGGCATTCAAGAGGTCAGCGGTTCGATCCCGCTCAGCTCCACCAAGAAAATCAAAGGGTTTAAGCAGAAATGCTTAAACCCTTTTTTCGTTCCCACCATTTCCATTCCCACTTTTT contains the following coding sequences:
- a CDS encoding c-type cytochrome, translating into MRKQTLMGIGVAVILASYIGISVAAEAGNARKGRFLFRQECRPCHMENPVGAVPSHYLGPDSKTQADWKAVFDAYTEMPCVEHWGEKLSDQDRLDIYQYLYDGAMDSPTPAKCG
- the tsaA gene encoding tRNA (N6-threonylcarbamoyladenosine(37)-N6)-methyltransferase TrmO — translated: MDQNLILALTPVGVVRSPLIRLEDCPKQGLENGPTARIEIDAAFLDALDGLALGAEILVFTWMHLAERDRLKARARGNPDNPLQGVFALRSPHRPNPLGLHQVRIVGLDAERGMLDVFPLEAVDGTPVVDVKPVLERGRGDGTPYGLPWGPRISAREAGLIREAGSRAWQRGLMAGLNGNISLRQGDAMIITVSGSAKGRLRPGDLALVNLASGTVTGPGRPSTEATLHRAVYASQSKAQAVLHVHPPHLLALSLAKPQDDLLELPLFEADVWSRKMIRLAPLQPGCEALAKQVGRAAMAYPALFMERHGLVCWGRDMDEALALAEELESLARIDVLNRSMVG
- a CDS encoding formate dehydrogenase subunit gamma, coding for MSEKLIHRHDKLSIFIHWFNAFCWIALLLTGLGLIKNDQLNPLGAWWPNLMRALFGGGENLLAVHQYLGLIWAGVFVLYVLLKPRETWLFLKEVFTVSPSRDMTWFMKMNLKMTMGKKGFQRFGMTPDMPPQGFYNFGQKLFAQATVLGGIVIVVTGVIMFLSPIMLDNPDPAAWSRTIHYLTVGLVTAGMLVHIYMAAISKEEKPAFKSMFTGTVPEHYAKHHHQLWYEEVAGEERKVEG
- a CDS encoding 4Fe-4S dicluster domain-containing protein — its product is MKKYAMVVDSSVCIDCKGCMVSCKVQNNVPKGYWRNWIKHTTPDFSLGKLTRTHFQPGGCMQCDVPTCVTACPSGATFKDRETGIVHVNESLCIGCGNCVRACPYGARYRHPEKRVPDKCDFCFSSGRLARGLVPACVDTCPTKARVFGDLNDPDSEVSRLLREKTTVRVTSKNIDTQPNLYYIAATEPADWPGDVEYPQAYSVMASLVNPLVTVAVGLSALGVAGMWAKQAFAPDPPDPEDDEHEANPPESTVSKQD
- the wrbA gene encoding NAD(P)H:quinone oxidoreductase; translated protein: MKALVVYYSMYGHIHALAEAMVQGVGQVPGATVELRRVPETLPEEVLAKMGALDAQKKLTTVPVCTVDELAEADAIIFGTPTRFGNMCGQMRQFLDATGGLWAEGKLIGKVGSVFTSSATQHGGQESTILTFIPFLLHQGMVVVGLPYSFQGQMRMDEITGGSPYGISTIVGGQGERMPSENELEGARFQGRHVAEIATKLAKP
- a CDS encoding molybdopterin-containing oxidoreductase family protein, translated to MDETTKTLSRRNFLRASAAAMTAAAGVPALTGLVSTGHAAAPALQAGPITDHYTACDMCFNRCGMIARVQNGRVIKLDPNPKFLKSRGMLCARGNAATAHIYDPDRLKHPLLRKGARGEGKWQRLSWDQALDHTAEQFERIAEKYTRCGVMFSPGSDMQSQFLIRFAEVFGSYNITSHETLCLLSNARAYLDTFGETPYPDVLYTKYIIIAGANPFEAIITPDTIDLMEARKNGCKIVVLDPRYTKTAAMADEWFSIRPHTDMAFFLALAHVIIHEGLYDRQFADEMLFGLEELRAHVREYSPEWAAGETGIPAEDIRRIAREIAAAAPTAMVYTGRRTSDYEDSSQIRRSMAIVNALLANWDRPGGILASREVGVRAPYFDIPWYDDNPDDRIDHGMAPGLIHHEGSFKLMRDAIIKEEPYPIRGWFTFKTNFMQTAANRKKTIEMLDHLDFIVNADIAMTDTAWYSDLLLPSPSFLERNDPVSALQGSSACACAIWRDAVVPAMYESRDMRWICTELSKRLGFPETFDFTIDQYREWQLASIPEAAQAIKEDGVYYNPSKVYGIYFDVPLKTQAQKIELYNQRYANMGLDPMPTYKPPRREEGKLRLVVGRTAFFTHSNTNNALLIEFEEENTLWIHPKTATRMGFGDGERVFVTSGVAQVELALKFFEGIEKDTVYMATGFGALSPGQRLVHNRGASIAEVLEDHVDHISGNMAMHETLVTVSRKVG
- a CDS encoding sigma-54-dependent Fis family transcriptional regulator; translated protein: MQEGLLLVDANGTIKLVNKAMEEITGYSRDELIESSCSIFNCDACKRVRSDARHAWCKLFEKKDFVRKRCHIMRKDGTYVHILKTASVLYDDDGQPFGAVETLTDVSELDRKEHELQQLSRLLDERTIFHGMVGRSAKMQNIFRLVEKAAQSDAPVFICGESGTGKELVARAIHDLGPRSEEPFVQFNCAALNESLLESELFGHVKGAFTGAFRHRQGRFEAAHGGDIFLDEIGDLPMSVQVKLLRVLETKTFERVGDNRQLSVDVRIITATNKYLPKLISEGLFREDLFYRINVIPIRLPALRERRDDIPLLADFFIQRLRSKSEKDIKGLSPMTLGMFMRYSWPGNVRELKSVLEYAFVLADRGQIEPEHLPMDIQVPVPTKGPTESVASQACPAEADQKTQLVEALRRTGGNKSEAARILGINRVTVFNRMRKYGVDMKTVIQV